The following is a genomic window from Benincasa hispida cultivar B227 chromosome 7, ASM972705v1, whole genome shotgun sequence.
TATGGCGAGCGGAATAGTTACCGGCCCCATCGAAAGACTAAGACGAACCTAAAAACTGAAGATTGTGACGAGGCGGCTAGTTTCTGCGATGAGGATGGTTTGGTTACGGAAACAACGCAACATCCTCAGAAGCAGGGCAATGGAGGTGCGAAATTTGATCCGATTACCATTGAAGAGACTATATCCAATGTGCGAAATGATCCATCTGAGGATAACTTGGTGCAGTTGTTGAAGTTAGCTTATGGATACAATTCTTTCCAAGATGGGCAGTTAGAGGCGATCAAAATGGTGCTGGCCGGGAAATCAACGATGGTCGTTTTGCCCACCGGTGCTGGTAAATCAATTTGTTATCAAATACCGGCAATGATTCTACCTGGGATAACCGTTGTTGTTAGTCCTTTGGTGGCATTAATGATAGATCAGATAAAACAATTGCCACCTGTAATTCAGGGTGGCTTCTTATGCAGCAGTCAGGTAGTCCTTGCTCTATTTCtctatcaactttttaaacattcTTTGCACTTGTATGATCACCAAGTGTTGAAGAACGAGCAACTTTACATGATcattcttttgtatttttagagACCTGAAGAAGTAGCTGAAACAGTGAGGCTGCTCATCCAAGGGACGATGAAGGTACATGAATGGAAATACTCCTATCCTTTGCTCTCTCTGTTGCAGAGTGTTATCGTGATTTTTTCTTGCAACTCTTTTTGATCAATGTATTGAGTGACTATCTTGCAGTtaaatgttacaagtattgttcGGTTGCAAACAACTGCGACTTGATAATTTATAGTTGCATGACATCAGTCATCACATGGTTAAGTTCGTATATATATTTTCAGGTGCTCTTTGTTTCACCTGAAAGGTTTCAGAACACAGATTTTCTGTCAATATTCTCTAGCAGCTTAGTGGTATCGCTTCTTGTGGTGGATGAAGCTCACTGCATATCTGAATGGCAAGTCGATTCCCCATTTCACGTTTGTACTGAGACGAGCATCATTTTCTTAATCAGACACTTCACTCATGAGGACTCTGGCTTTCAGCATATGCATTGGCATAAATGAACTAATCTAACTTattcaatttgatattactagGTCTCACAACTTTCGACCTTCATATATGAGGCTTAGAGCATCTTTACTTCGAGCTGAACTCAATGTTAACTGCATTCTTGCAATGACTGCAACGGCAACTACTTCAACTATGCAAGCAATTATGACTGCATTAGAAATTCCTCCAGACAATCTCATTCTAAGAACTACAGTAAGGACAAATCTACAATTGTCAGTATCAATGAGTACAAACAGGCAAGTGTAAAATTATAAGAATTGATTCATCTCCTTCACGATGCCGTTTCTCTTTATTGTATGGGTCCTTTTAATTAACTCTTTCAACTTTTCAATTTGATATATTAAGAGTAAAAGATCTACTGAGGCTAATCAAGTCTTCTCCCATAACTGAAGTTCAGAGCATTATTATCTACTGCAAGTTTCAGGTTTGTGCGTGTACTCAGTGTCTAAATGCTGAAATTTCTCtgtcaattatatattaatatgagtACATAGAAGTTTGAATGCGACATAAGCTCACCTTCTTGCCTTTTTCTgtcaataatataataatatattaatatgagtACATCTGTCTTTTGAGTGAGTGTGGAATGAAATGATCAAATCAAAATTCTTGTGGCTTTTTTTCCTGTTTATTTCATTTCCTGAATGAGCCAGTCTTTTTCAATCACTTTGAACTGTTTCATTGTGTGGTAGTGTCGAAAGTCCTCTTCCTACATAATTAAGTGTTTTTGAAGAGGAAAATGTAGTTTGTTCATCATTTTGCACAGTAACCCAACAgtgttcttcaattttaattaattctggATTGATTTTAAAGTTTTAGCTTGCCATGATTGCTTCTCTGCTTTAATGTTGCAGGCAGAAACTGATTTGGTAAGCAGATACTTGTGTGATAATGGCATCTCCGCAAAGGTCACTTCTGCAACTTAGCTAATTATGAATAGCAACTATTACGGGTATTTTAAAAGTAAATCTGATTAGTTGTTTACTATTGCCAGAGTTATCACAGTGGTCTTCTTGCTAAAGATCGCAAACGCATACAAGAGAATTTTTGTTCAAACAAGATTAGAGTGGTGAGATACCTTATTCTTCTATTATTTATGTGTGGACTGTATGTGTATATGAATGTTATGAATAATTGTTCTCTCTCAATACTTTGACTGCCACTTTTTCTAAAGGTTGTTGCAACTGTGGCTTTTGGCATGGGACTTGACAAGAGGGACGTTGGCGCTGTAAGGATTTAGAGAGCACTTTCTAATTGTTTTACTCCTTGTTATAATTGCATACAGTGTGAGGATATTCCAGATATATTGAAGTGGTTGACTAGCATTAAAATAGTAGTATGAACTTCTTGATGTATTCCATCCACTAATCTCTCTAAAGATGTTTCATGTCAGTGAATgtcagaaattaaaaaaaaaaaaaaaacgcaagcttctcttttttttaaaaaaaaaaaaattaatatcggTACTAAAAAGGAGTGAGTAAACTGATTTTGGAATCATCTGTATACATCAATTCCACAACTTTGTGCATGCAATGTAATAAACAATTAGCTGTGGAGGATTATAATAACTTGAAATCACATAGATGGACCCCATTGTACTCATGAGATAAATTTTCCAGACATCAAATTAGCTTTTATTGCTATTTGGAATATTTACACTGTATGAACAATCATATTTGAACAGTAAGAAAGTGTAAGTTAAATGTTTCAGGTAATCCACTATAGCATGCCGGAAAGCTTGGAAGAGTATGTTCAAGTAGGTAGTTTCTTCcaagtaattatttattttccaaTATGACATGTATGTTATGAACATGGTATATGACATGTATGAAGTAATAGTACACTTCTTGCAGGAGATAGGGCGTGCTGGCCGGGATGGTAGATTATCCTACTGTCATCTATTTCTTGACAATGATACATATTTCAAGCTTCGAAGTCTTATGCACAGGTCATGTGATATAAATTGTTTCATTTGGTTAGTTATACAAGGACTAAATGACTTTGGAACTGATTTGAAATATTGCATGAACAGTGATGGAGTCGATGAATACAACATAAACAAATTCCTCAGTGAAGTATTCTCTAATAACAACAGTTCGTGTGAAAAAGTATATTCGATAGTCAAAGAACCTGCATCACgaaaatttgatatgaaagatgAGGTCGCTTCTTTTAACTATTTTGTAACTTTCTAATGTATTTACTAGCACTTTGAGGTGACAAACCTAACTATCATTAACACTATGGAATCTAGTCACAATTTTAAATGAATATGCATTGGCTGCACGTGTTAATTATTGAAATAAAGAAAGGAAGAGGAACAAGAATGCACGGTTTACGTGGAAAACACTAGACTAGGAAGtaaaaaccacgatagaagaAATATTATTGTTTCACACACTACAAAGCACCACAGacacaaataaaataaaccgAGGCAAACCCTATTACAGTTGAGAattataaaaagactaaaacgcCCTTAGGGCAAATACAacattttcaacactccccctcaagttgagGCGTAGATgtcaataagacccaacttgctaacacaagTATCAAAGCTTTGTCTTGGTAATCCTTTGGTGAGAATGTTAGCACTTACCCCTAAACAAAAAGGTTTTTCATAAAGGTAGCTTGTCTATGCCTTTTGAAAACCTTACTCTTACTACTAATAATAATGAAGGGGCTTGACTGGAAGGAATGTAGGGAATAGAAATATTTCCACTATCCAGTttttctttaatgaagtgtctgTCAATCTCCACATGTTTAGTTCTATCATGTTGCACAGGGTTGTTGGCTATACTTATAGTTgccttgttatcacaatagagttttATAGGAGCATCACTGTCTTGGTGAAGATCAGACAAAACTTTCTTCAACCATATCTCTTTGCATATTCCCAGACTCATAGTCCTATATTCCGCTTCCGCACTGCTTCTAGCAACTACACCTTGTTTCTTACTCCACCAAGTAACAAAATTACTCCATACAAAGGTACAATACCCTGAAGTTGACTTTCTATCTGTAACAGATCCTGCCCAATCTGAGTCAGTGTAAGCCTCAATGCATCTCCTGTCATGTTTCTTAAACATTAGGCCTTTTCCTGGAGTTGATCTCAAATACCTCAGAATTCAAGTAACAGCCTCCATATGTTTCTCGTAAGGagcctgcataaactgactaaCCATACTAACAACATAGGATATATTCGGTCTAGTATGAGATAAGTAAATCAGTTTTCCTACTAGACGCTGATACCTTTCTTAATTAACAAAAACTCCATCGATAGAATCTCCCAGCTTAGCATTGACTTCAACAAGGGTATCAACGGGTTTATATCCAGTCATTCCTGTCTCCCTTAACAAATCCAGAGTATATTTCCGTTGAGAAACAGATATTCCTTCTCTCGATCTCGCCACCTCCATTCCAAGAAAATATCTCAAACTCATCtgccatttttcattttagtttGACAATCTCAGTAGCATCGTCTCCTAACAaaacaatatcatcaacatacacaatTAGAACAATCGTCTTTCTTGATGCAGAATTCTTTGTGAACAAGGTATGATCAGAGTACCTCTGAATGAAACCTTGGGACTTAACGAAGGTAGTGAACCTGTCAAACCAAGCTCTCGGAGACTGCTTTAAACCATATAGGGATTTTCTGAGTTTACAAACTCGACGATCAAATTGAGCTTCAAATCCAGGAGGAGAACTCATATAGACCTCTTCTTTTAATTCACCATTCAAGAATGCATTCTTCATATCAAGTTGATGGATGGGCCAATCTTTGTTAACGGTTACTGAGAGAAGAACTCGAATCGCATTCTTCACATCAGTTTTGCCACTGGAGTAAAGAGTCTTCTCCCTTCCAAACTCGCTCTTGAGGATCCCCAGGTTTTGGTTTTGGTATCTCACCAGTTAAATATCCAAACTTATGCCGCCCCTCGAGGACCATTTTAATAGACTGGAACTAGGAGAAATAGTTATGGCCATTCAGCTTCTCTCCTGTGATTATCCCTATAGAATTGCCCACAGATCTAGATAAAATATTCGTAGTAGGTAAATTAGGGAAAGCTATTACTGGATTTTCCGAATACAATGGTAAATTGGAAGAAAAGTCTGAGTTAACAGGATTTTTCTGAAGGTTTGTTGTGGTCCTAAGAATAGCCCCAAGAGCCGTAATCTGTTGTTGAAGACTTGTTAATTGTTGTTGGACTCCAAACGGAGATTGACCCATCAAGCCCGACCCACCATGACCAGTTGACCCATGTTGAGGAGGAATACACACGGTTGATGGAGAAGGTTTCTGCCCACaggaaaaagaagaggaagctTCACCCATATGGTTGACGGCTGAAGGTTGGAACATCGACTGGAATGGCGGCTGAAACGACAGTTAGAGCGGCGACTGGAATGGCTACAACTGAGGTTATGGCTGGGGCGCCGGCTGGTGGGAGATCGTGACCTGCTCGAATCGCAGCTGGGGCTTCGATCGACCTCGGAGATGACCCGGTTCAAGCAGCACCAGACGTGACTCGAAAACCCCAGCGACGATTGCGAAAGCCGCTGTTCTAAGTTCGATCGACTGCTGAACTCCTTGTGGCGTGGCTGGATCGGTCTCGATCGGCTGATGGACTCCCAGCGCCGGCTGTGCACTCCCCGAATTGAGAATTACTGTCGACAACTGCCTGAATAGCAACGGTGCTGATCGTTTCTTCTGTAGTTCCATCATCAACTAGGGTTGGTGACTGATTTTCTTCTATAGCGACTAGGGTTTCGTCACCATTCTTTGATACTATATTGAAATaaagaaaggaagaggaagaagaacgcacggtttacgtggaaaaccctagactagggagaaaaaaccacgatagaagaGATTATTATTTCACACACTACAAAGCACCACAGACACAAATATAAATAGACCAAGGCAAATCTTAATACAGTAGAGAattataaaaagattaaaatgccCTCAGGGCAAATACAACATTTTCAACATTAAtaaatgaaagattaagaaaGTTTAGCATCATTAAAATCTTTTGTAAGTGAGAAACTCCAAGGTCATGGGTTGAATCCATGGTGGCTACCTACCTAAGATTTAATATCCTACAAATTTCTTTGATACCCAGATGTTATAGAGTTAGACATGTTGTCTTATGAGATTAGTCAAGGTGCACGTAAGCTGGCTTGAATactcacaaattaatttttttatttttatttatttatttattttttatttttttaaaaaaaactccaaTAATCTCTAAGGAAGGATTGACATCACTAAGACCTTTAGGCTGTGCTCTCCtcctttattttaatatatttcgtCTTGTTtctcattagaaaaaaaaaaatgtaacagCACTAGTTACAATTTGGAGAAATATGCACTGGGAGAGAGAACACACACACGCATCAAGAAAGGGAGTAGAACCACATCCATTCTTTTGCGTGAAGGATTCAAACTCTCTAATCAATTCAGGGAACCAAAGCATATTGGAGAATGCCGGAAAGCAGCTACGTTCTAGAAGTAGATTCTTATATGTGACTGTGTGATTTAAGTCAAAGTTTTAGTTGGTGAGGAGAACAtatgaactttttaaaagtCAGAAGCCGTCTCAACTTAAATCACTCTACTGTTCTCCCATTaccatgtattttttttttttctaactgtATTTACTTCTTGAAGTTCATAACTCCCAAACACTGTTCTTAGTAAATGAAAATGGAGACAGGTTGTTTAAATTAAGACCTTATGCAACTTTTTCATCCCTGCATAACCTTCCAGGCTTCCACATGTTCGTAGCCTTAGAAATCTATCAAGTAATATGATCATGGTGTAAAAATAAAAGCCAAGGAGATCCTTTTTCTGCTAGAAGTTTTTGACTGAATGGAACCTCCTTGCAAATTTATCCGAAATTATTTTTCTAGGCAAAGTTGCTTTCTCACTTGTTTTTATCTCTGACAGGTGATGATTACTATTCTAACATACTTGGAACTGGGGGAAACGCCATATTTGCGCCTACTTTCTCAGTTAAATGTGACGTGcactttgaattttcataaggtTGGTCTTCAATGATTTCTTTTAACTCTCACTTTCTGACTATGAAAATTCAATCGATATTTTGATTGCTTCGTGGAGATGGGCTACTATAGTTCTTACTgcttttaactaaattaatggTGCACTCCAGAAATATGTTCAATATTTATGTAATCAGCATAATTGATCCATCTACTTGTACCAtgcatttgaaaaatgtataatCCATGATATGTTGCAGTCAATATTTGGAAAAAGGGTCAGTGCTTAATCATTTTGCATATTCTGTGTTTGGTGCAGACTTCACCAGCGATGCTTGCTGACAAAGATATCATTGTGGCAGAAATTTTGAAGAAGTGAGTACCTAGTTTTGATCTTGACCAATCTAATACCATGCACcttgggagaaaaaaaaatcttttctgGATCAGGCTATTAAATTTGGGAACTTTAGGTCTGAAACTAAGCAAGGGCAGCATGTTTTTGACATGCTCACGGTGGTCAATAGTATTGGGATTTCAGCTACCAGTCTCTCAAATCATTTGCAAAATCTCAAGGTTCGGATGGTTATAAATGGAAAGCTCAtcatttctttaaatttattttcttgccatttttacaaaatttggcCAGCGCACTGGAGTTGTATGTATCTTCAAACAGTTATTGCTTAGCTTTATTCCAATATGACGTTAACCttgcattttaaaaattaaattactcTGAACTACTCAATATACCGGTGTTTATCAATTGTGACCAATacataaatattcattttgaagTATTGAAGATGAGTGGATGCATATTAAATAGGCCtggtttattgttttcttttcttcaattttattaatatagTTGCATGCATGATCATAATTTGGAAAGGTGTTGGACTAATTGTTCATTGATAGTCAATGGACGCAATATGTAGCATTGGTCTCTGTTATCCTTTAACTATGGAGATATGTCATgtgatttaaaaatttgttgaaaGTTATGGCACGTGTTATAGTTTTTTGCGTTACAGTTTTGTCTTTATTGTCCTCCACTTCTTTTatgtaataattagtttcttttttgTACTCTTTTAGTTGAAGGGAGAAGTAACATACGAGATGAAGGATCTGGCCTACTGTtatacaattttgaaaaaccCTGAAGATTTTTGTTCTCTGTCAGCGCATCTTAGAAAATGGTTGTCTGAGATCCAGACTAGTAAGGTGGTTGATTCTGACTTCATTATGCATTTGTTAATCTATTCATGTGTGACTATTCCAGAGGTCAAAAGCTGGCATCTGAAATCATGTTGTTCATGTTTCCATAGTCAGTATAGGAAGCACGAAGCAGAAAGCATGTACATAATACCATATTAGGTGGCCGTGATACCCCAACAAAAACTTGTATTTGTGTAGCCTTATCTTTTTCATTTATACTTATCCAAAAAAGTTCAAGTCACTTGCACCTATCTTTTATTCAAGTAACATATATAATACAACTATATAATGATTACGCTACAAAGTTTATATTAAAAGTCCAAAATGTTTGACGCATTTCATTGCATCTGTTGATCTGTATTTCTTCACTCAAAGCACCAAAATTTTTGTTAAGATGCATTGTTGTTACTTTCCATTCTCAACAACTTAGGGCCATAAAACTGCTGTTTAGGCTACGTAACATGCAACCAAGCCTATCTACTCTGTGAGTGTCCACTCATAGATTGACATTCTTGCCATCTGGGTTGATGTTATATACTTTCTTTAAATCAAGCCGGCATGGCGACGTGTGTCACGGGTGAGGTTTTCAGGTTAGGAAACTGGATGCCATGTTTGATGCGGTGACTTCTGCTATGAATTTGTGTGGAAAGAAGACTCAAGGCTGCTGTAACTTCGAGCAGAcaccatttttagaagaaaagatttgttcttattttcagGAGGGTGATACTTGTGATATTCCAAATAAAATGAACCAGAGCAGGTATATACAAGCACTATTTCTGATTATACAATCATAAGAAGTGAAAAGAGACTTGAATATGTAGCCCCCTTCCCTGTAAATAGTTATACAAAATTTGACCGCTGGATTATTTGTGCAGTAGTAGTGATACTAACAacataattatttagttaagttatataattttttttaatatttaaatgttaatttcgTTCTTGTCCATTTCTCGGTATGTAATCATGCTTACATCAATATTATTAATGTGCAGCCCATTCCTCCGAGCAGATATAAAAGTAAGTGCAATGCAGATGCTTAACGAGTTCATTTTAAACAGGTTCCTACTCGGTTGTTTGGGGAGGCTCTTACCTTTTGCTGTAACAGGTCTTTCTGCAGAGCAACTCACAGGCTAAATTCACTCCTAGAGCCGTTGCAAGGATTATGCATGGCATTGGAAGCCCAGCTTATCCTTCCACAATTTGGTCAAGAACTCATTTTTGGTACTCTAATTTCTCTAAGTTTTAATCGAATTCTTTTACCTTGACCATCATGGGTTGACCCAGTGATAAATAGGAAGACATGATCTTGATAGAAGACTAAAAGATCATAGATTcaattcaatttatatagtcaCTTGCTTAGAATTTAATATCATACGTTTCCTTGACACTCAAATATTGTAGAGTCAAGTGGGTATCGTGAGATTAGTTGAGGTGCGTGTATGCTGATCCAGATACTCATAGATTtccaacaagaaaaaaaaatcaaattcttgtacattatttcattttcttccgACTGAAAGACAACACCAGTCATCATTAGCAAATACTTAGCTGATGAACCAATTTTACATCAGTTAACTGTGTTAAATTTGGGTTCATCTAAACTCGTAGGAAGAAAGAAAGTGTCGCTGTAATTAgacattgaaaataaatttttgctAGAAAGATAAGCAACCAATCTGACTTTAAGCATTTGGGATGGCAGGGGTAGGTATACGCATATCAATTTCCAGGCAGTAATGGAAGCAGCGATGATTGAGCTCGTGAACATTGTCGGAAAGGACACTGCATCCTAGCTATTTATGATATTGAAATACCTTGAATCTGTTATCTGGTACTTGGAACGACCTAGTAAGTGAAATTCGTATTTgacattatttaattatttatggttATTTACGGTTATAGCCCTAGGATTTAGAAAAGTGTATAATATCAATTCTCTAACCTTAGAGGTGCTATTTGTTATGTAATTTTGTATTCTCTCTCTGCTCCGTGGATGTAGCTAATATACTATTAGTGAATCACGTAAATCTGTGTGTCGATTATCTATTCTTTTTACGTTTTCTGTAATCTTTAATTATCGATTTCGTAACTTGTGTACAAATGAACCTGTTTCAAAACTGTTCTTGAGCATCTAGATCCAAATGCTATGGGGTTGCTGATTCAAAATTTCGTCATCGGTCTACCATTGCCATAATTGACCTGCAACTTGTGGTTAACAAGGTAGCAAACAAATGATTCATTTCATTTTGCTCTCCACTGAGCCTAATTGTTATTAATACGACGACTTTTAGAAGGTAGAACAACGGAGTCAGTGAGTTACTGATCAGAGACCTTTTATATATCTTTGTCTATCAACATTTGTTGCAATCTCTGTTCTATCACTTATGAATTAATTGGTCTTTGCAGGAGAACGAACATATTCATGTACAAGAGATGGACGTGGAGCATGGTTGTTCTTTTGTATATTCAATACGAGGGAATAAAAGTTGGACATATTCACAATTTCACATAgtgaagttttgtttttttgttttttttttgtttttttttttttgaaacatttgagaaaatgcaattaaaaaaatgttctgTTAACTCCTACAGAACGATGAGAGAAATCATCTTTTtagtattcaatttttttttttatttattctttttgagTTGGTAGGATATTCGAACTTTTTGATCTTTTAATTGAGAATACATACTTTAATCTTTGGTCGAGAGTACATACTTTCGATTCTATATCTTTAGAATATTACATAACACAGAACAAAGAGAATTTGAAtcaataaaatgtaaatatatcttaacgaagaaatatatattttcatctCTAGATttaaaaatgttacaattttaccattaaattataaatttagtttttgttgATCATAAATAGATGTCCTCTGAGTTTTTTAAAtcgttaagtttttttttttttttttttttttttttttaatgttgttAAGGTTTTCTTCTCTTTAGAATTTCGTTGTCGAAAAAATTTAAGGTTTATCCATCTCTATTGTGTAAGTCAACTAATGAGGCCTGAGGGCATGAAACCTTCgagaatatacaataaaaagaAATGTTTCGTCGACTCCTAAGGTCTTCTATTGTTAttatcatttttcaattttgtggaGACATTAACTCCCAAGATTTGTTAGAATTCtttttttagtaaataatttattattattattttaagctCAGTGATATTGAGTTAGAGGATTCGAACTTCTAGTCTTTTGATAGAGAGTACATATTTTGTCATGTTTATCAATTCGTAAAAAAATTGGTGTAATCGTAATGAGATTTTATTGACAGATCAATTGTAATTAGCTATAATCGCAAACgtaatttgattgttttttatcACGTTTACTTATAATTATGGATCTATCACATTTACTGTTACTGTTATCGATTAGAGTTAAATTGTAACGATAATGGTAAATGTGATAAATTCATAATTCTCATATTGTAACAATAACGGTTACGGTAACGATAACGGTAACGATAttggtgaaaattttaaatgcaATCAGATTAAGTACCCTTCTGCTCGTTAAAcagtttgtatttttttattacaaatttgggAGTGAGTCTCAAATGTCAATACAAGTACATAATATAAGTAGACAACATCAAACATAATTAAATGGGAGTCACGTTTCAAATTACCATCGATTTATTACATTTTTCTGATGTAAATGTTGTCTTACATAGTTTTGTTATGCTCATATTGGagtataagatttttttttttttttagccgAACCAATTTGGATGAGTAACAAGTTTTCACTCTTCTTTAAGATTAGATATATTGTTTGACCTTTGGAGATAAATCTATTGGTAGAATATACATAACACAAAAGAAGAGAATTTGAATTTACAAAAAGTAAATATTTCATAATGAAAAATTACTTATTTTTGGTTCTGAAATTGGAatataggtttcaaaatgttataattttactgttaaattttgattttagttttcatttaattttagtcCACATGTTTTAATGTTTTACACTTCTACCTATTGAATTTTCGCTAGTATTGCTCACTTTAGTCTTTGCTGTTAacttccaattaattaatttaaaataattgtgaagagaaaattttaaaataatttcaataGTGGTGAAAAATTAGTGAAAAgtcattaattttaatttttaaaatttatagacaTTACATTTAGGACAGAAAGTGATTAGTTAGTGAAAAACAAGGTAAGCTAAAAATGTAgatctcatttggtaaccatttggttttttatttttttatttttaaaaattaaacctatacaTACTACTTCCAcatctttctttgttatttactCTTTTACCAATGATTTGAAAAagcaaaccaaaatttgaaaacgaaaaGAAAAGCTTTTgaaaacttgattttgtttttggaatttggctaagaattcaaccattgtacttaagaaatatgtaaatgagaaatttggaggaaataggcttaatttaaaaaattaaaaacaaaaaacgaaatggttaccaagaGAGCATtgtattttgaaatctaaagataaaatgaaaaataaatccaAATCCTAGGGACCGAAAATATACTTTTCCctatatttaattgttaaaatatgttttatgtTCTTGAGGTGTTTGAgatttttgagatttttgtttttaattcaataacaTCTAAAGTAACGAGATTCAAACCTTTAATTTCTGGATCAAATGGTCTTTGAGTAATTGAACTATACTCACTtgtgaaaaatatattaaaacatCAAACAATCATAATTTAAGATATAATTTAATAGTAAGATTAAAGCAATTGtttcttataaaagaaatgagattaaggggttaatttacaaatttagttcACAATGAAGTGAGTGTCCTTTAGTGTATAGGTATGATTTCGACaatttatatatgaaaaattattttaaatgacaaaactgctgaaaatatttataaatatagcaaaatgtcacatcattttttatatatataaatattttggttattttttctatatttgaaaacaatccatATATGTT
Proteins encoded in this region:
- the LOC120082014 gene encoding ATP-dependent DNA helicase Q-like 5 isoform X1 — protein: MDSDSDSDSDASHVSATPPRASNPPSSSFTPFTSSSKPNRNFTKASSLPRTASSKPLKSSSRVAKPPPSPDAKPSEKESSPDWTPLPTLPFQIRRASDQSRAISSSESLEMLPAGFFSKSPSFMKFRRSSLNFETFEDNRTLSEPIQPNNAETEIAGCSTAGWGIKDEFISPRNPVKPVRKHPNLIGAQVSVPPIKVRKCGGEGNFVKLNMNGRKRKFVKKFTRRKYGERNSYRPHRKTKTNLKTEDCDEAASFCDEDGLVTETTQHPQKQGNGGAKFDPITIEETISNVRNDPSEDNLVQLLKLAYGYNSFQDGQLEAIKMVLAGKSTMVVLPTGAGKSICYQIPAMILPGITVVVSPLVALMIDQIKQLPPVIQGGFLCSSQRPEEVAETVRLLIQGTMKVLFVSPERFQNTDFLSIFSSSLVVSLLVVDEAHCISEWSHNFRPSYMRLRASLLRAELNVNCILAMTATATTSTMQAIMTALEIPPDNLILRTTVRTNLQLSVSMSTNRVKDLLRLIKSSPITEVQSIIIYCKFQAETDLVSRYLCDNGISAKSYHSGLLAKDRKRIQENFCSNKIRVVVATVAFGMGLDKRDVGAVIHYSMPESLEEYVQEIGRAGRDGRLSYCHLFLDNDTYFKLRSLMHSDGVDEYNINKFLSEVFSNNNSSCEKVYSIVKEPASRKFDMKDEVMITILTYLELGETPYLRLLSQLNVTCTLNFHKTSPAMLADKDIIVAEILKKSETKQGQHVFDMLTVVNSIGISATSLSNHLQNLKLKGEVTYEMKDLAYCYTILKNPEDFCSLSAHLRKWLSEIQTSKVRKLDAMFDAVTSAMNLCGKKTQGCCNFEQTPFLEEKICSYFQEGDTCDIPNKMNQSSPFLRADIKVFLQSNSQAKFTPRAVARIMHGIGSPAYPSTIWSRTHFWGRYTHINFQAVMEAAMIELVNIVGKDTAS
- the LOC120082014 gene encoding ATP-dependent DNA helicase Q-like 5 isoform X2; translation: MDSDSDSDSDASHVSATPPRASNPPSSSFTPFTSSSKPNRNFTKASSLPRTASSKPLKSSSRVAKPPPSPDAKPSEKESSPDWTPLPTLPFQIRRASDQSRAISSSESLEMLPAGFFSKSPSFMKFRRSSLNFETFEDNRTLSEPIQPNNAETEIAGCSTAGWGIKDEFISPRNPVKPVRKHPNLIGAQVSVPPIKVRKCGGEGNFVKLNMNGRKRKFVKKFTRRKYGERNSYRPHRKTKTNLKTEDCDEAASFCDEDGLVTETTQHPQKQGNGGAKFDPITIEETISNVRNDPSEDNLVQLLKLAYGYNSFQDGQLEAIKMVLAGKSTMVVLPTGAGKSICYQIPAMILPGITVVVSPLVALMIDQIKQLPPVIQGGFLCSSQRPEEVAETVRLLIQGTMKVLFVSPERFQNTDFLSIFSSSLVVSLLVVDEAHCISEWSHNFRPSYMRLRASLLRAELNVNCILAMTATATTSTMQAIMTALEIPPDNLILRTTVRTNLQLSVSMSTNRVKDLLRLIKSSPITEVQSIIIYCKFQAETDLVSRYLCDNGISAKSYHSGLLAKDRKRIQENFCSNKIRVVVATVAFGMGLDKRDVGAVIHYSMPESLEEYVQEIGRAGRDGRLSYCHLFLDNDTYFKLRSLMHSDGVDEYNINKFLSEVFSNNNSSCEKVYSIVKEPASRKFDMKDEVMITILTYLELGETPYLRLLSQLNVTCTLNFHKTSPAMLADKDIIVAEILKKSETKQGQHVFDMLTVVNSIGISATSLSNHLQNLKLKGEVTYEMKDLAYCYTILKNPEDFCSLSAHLRKWLSEIQTSKAT